The DNA sequence CGTGAAATACCGGTTCGTCATCGACATGGCTTCGCTCAAGCAGCAAGCCTGATTTTCGCCCCTGCTGCGCCCCGGGGTGCGACAGCTTTCCTCTGTCGCTCCGGGGCGGCCCGAAACCGGCGCCCGGAGTCGTATCTCCGAACATCTGCTTCTGCCTGCCGCCCAGGCGAGCGCCTCAAAATCCCGTGATGACGTGACGCACCAGCAGGGCAGACAGCATGAACATGGTCATGCCGATCAGGGCATCCAGTACTTGCCAGGCCCTCGGCCGGGCAAACCAGGGCGCCAGCCAGCGCGCGCCGAATCCCAGAAGCACAAACCAGAACAGGCTGGCACAGCTTGCGCCGGCGATGAACCAGCCGCGCAGCGCCGCCGGTTGCTGGGCTCCGATGCTTCCCACCAGCAGCAAGGTATCCAGGTACACATGGGGGTTGAGCAGCGTGAAGGCCATCGCCTGAGCCAATGCGGCGCCCCGGCTGATTCCCGCCCTGCCCTCGGTCGCCAGCAATTGTTGGGAACGCCGCGCACGCTGCAGCGCCTGCCAGCCGTATGCCGCCAGGAAGACGGCACCGGCCAGCGCCAGCGCGCGCGCCAGGCCGGGGCTTTCCCCCAGTGCCCGGGCCATGCCCATGACACCCGCGGAAATCAGCAAGGCGTCCGCCATGGCGCAGAACAGCACCACGCTGCCCACGTGCTCGCGGCGCAGCCCCTGGCGCAGCACGAAGGCGTTCTGCGCGCCGATGGCCACGATGAGCCCGAGGCTCAGGGCCAGGCCTTGGAGGAAAACGGATAACGGCAGAGAGGCGGCGGGCGAGATCATCATGCGCCGAGCTTGCCAGCGCCCGCCAATGAAGACAAACTATCTTTTCTTCATTCAGTTTAGTTTTACTTATCCGATGCTGGATTACTCCGCGCTCTGTGCATTGGCTGCCGTGATTCGTGAGGGAAGCTTCGAGCGTGCGGCTCGCGCGCTCCATGTGACGCCATCGGCGATTTCGCAGCGCATTCGGCTGCTGGAGGAGCGCATCGGCTGCGCGCTGGTGATACGCGATCAGCCCTGCCGCGCCACCGAAACGGGGCGGCGCCTGTGCCAGCACGTCGACCGCGTGCGGCTGCTCGAACAGGAGTTGCAAGGGACGCTGCCGACGCTTGCCCAGCAGGGGGAGACACGTGTGGCGCTGCCCATTGCGGTGAATGCCGACAGCCTTGCGACCTGGGCAGCCCCGCCCATCGCCGCCTTCGCTGCGGAAAATCCCGTGCTGATGGAAGTGGCGGTGGATGACCAGGACCACACCACCGAATGGTTGCGCAGCGGCGCCGTGCTGGCCGCCGTGACGGCCACGGCCCGTCCCGCCGCAGGCTGCAACAGCCGCCCGCTGGGCTCCATGCGCTACCTGGCGGCCGCCAGCCCGGCGTTCGTGCGACGCCATTTTCCCGACGGGGTGCGCGCCGGCAGCCTGGCGCAGGCGCCCAGCCTGGTGTTCAGCACCAAAGACGAGTTGCAGGCGCGCTGGGCGCGGCGCTTGTGCCACCGGCATGTCGAGCTTCCCCGGCACACGCTGCCCTCGCCGCAAGCCTTCGTGACCGCGGCAGTGGCCGGCATGGGCTGGGGGCTGCATCCGCAGGCACTGATCGCACCGCATCTTGAGGATGGCTCGCTCGTTGAGCTGGTGCCGAACACCCCGCTGGACGTGCCGCTGCACTGGCAACATGTACGCGCGGCGTCAGGGTTGCTCGATCGCTTGAACCGCGCGGTGCTGGCCGCCGCCGGCGCCGCGCTGTTACCGCCCTAGCGCCCGCCCGTCCGATAGCGCACGACCATTACGGTTGGCTTACTACAGCAGCGGCGGTGTGCGCGAGGCGACCATGAGACGGTTCCAGCTATTGATCTCGGCGATGCACAGCGTCAGGTTGGCGATCTCCTGCTGGCTGAAATGCGCCTTCACCTGGTCGTAGACCGCATCCGGCACTTCCTGCCCGCTCAGCGCGGTGACCGCTTCCGCCCACGCCAGCGCGGCGCGCTGACGGGCATCGAACACCGGCGCCTCTTTCCAGGTTGCGGCCAAGTGGATCTGGTTCTCGCTGAGGCCATACTTGCGCGCAAGCGGCACATGCATGGCTATGCAGAACGCACAGCCGTTGATTTGCGATACGCGCAAGCGGACCAGTTCGAGCAGGCCGAGGTCGAGGCCGGCGTTCTGCACGTAGCTATGCAGGCCGAACATGGCCTTGTAGCCGTCGGGGATCAGTTTTCCGATATCAAATCGTTGTTCCATGGTGTCCATTCAAATAGTGCTTAAAGAAAATCCTTTATTCAGGAGGAAGTATCGTAGCCAGCAAGTGGTACGATTCCAATATCCATTTATCGACTATCTAATTAGTCCACTTATCGATGAAACGCGCTGGAGATCTGGAACTCGTGCTGGGCCCGCGGCCCGAAGACGTCACCCTGCAACGCTGGCTGTGCGGGGAACTGCGGGCAGCTATCCTTTCCGGACGCATTCCAGCCGGCCAGCGTCTGCCGTCAACGCGCGATTTCGCGCGTCAGCAGGGTATCTCGCGCGGCACCGTGGTGAGCGTTTATGACCAGTTGATCGCCGAAGGCTACCTTGCCGGCGCCACGGGAAGCGGCACAACGGTATCGTCCTCGCTGCCCATCGCGACGGCCGCGGCATCGGCCGCGCGCAACGTGCCGCCAACCCTGGTCCGGCTTTCGCGCCAGGGACGCCTGCTTGCCGACAGTCCTTTCCTGTCGCGCGACGGTGCGGTGCTGCCCCGGCCGTTCAGTCCCAACCAGCCTGATTTGGGCGCCTTTCCGCACACTACCTGGCATCGTCTGTCGAATCACCACAGCCGCTCGGTCCGCCCCGACGACATGGGCCATGGCGATCCGGCCGGTTATCTTCCGCTGCGCCAGGCCATTGCAGAACATCTGCGCTACTCGCAGCGCATTTTCTGCCGGCCCGAGCAAGTGATGATCCTTGCCAGCGCACAGCAGGCGCTGGATTTATGTAGCCGCCTCTTGCTCGACGCGGGCGACACCGTGCTGGTCGAGGACCCCGGTTATCCGGGGGCGGCGCGGCTCTTCGCGCTGACCGGTGCGCAGGTGCGGGGCATGCCGGTAGATAAAAACGGTTTGTGCACCGACGCGCTGCCGGCGGCGCCGGATGTCCGGCTGGCCTATGTGACCGCCGCACACCAGTCGCCGCTCGGCGGCACGCTCCCGCTGGAGCGCCGGCTGGCGTTGCTGGCCTGGGCCGATGCCTGCAACGCAATGATCATCGAGGACGACTACGATGGCGAATACCGTTTCGAAGGTGCGCCGCTGCCGGCGATGAAAAGCCTGGACCGCAATGGCCGCGTGATCTACATGGGCACCTTCAGCAAGCTGCTCTTCCCCTCGTTGCGCATTGCCTACGTGGTTGTGCCGGACGCGCTCGCCGACGCCTTCGCCTCGGCCATCTCGCTCACGTTTCGCCACACCCCGGTCTTCCAGCAGGCGGTCCTTGCCACGTTCATCGCCGAAGGCCATTTCGCACGCCACCTGCGCCAGATGCGCCTGCTCTACGGCGAGCGCGCCGCCTGCTTCCAGCAGGAGTGCAAGGCGCGACTCGACGGCTTGCTGACGGTCCTGCCGATCACCACCGGGCTCGACGCCACCGCTCTCCTGCCCGAACATGCCGACGACCGTGCCATGGCAACGGCCTTGGTGCAATGGGGCATAGAGGCGCGCCCCATTTCCTTCTACCGCATGAACCAGCCGGCTCCAGCGGGACTGGTGATGGGGTTTTCGGCATTCAGCGAGGAATCGATCCGGAGAGGTGTCGCAGCGATGGTCCCGGTATTGGCATCGCCAAGGAGGTAAGGGATGCCGGCAGGCATCTCGGCCGAAGTGACTGCGTACTTGCGCAAGCGGGATGCCATCCCGCAACTGGCTATGCACTTGCGCCGAAGTAATCGCTTACAACCCGCCACAAAGAACAAGCTGATTCAGGCGCCGACGCCTGGTTCTTCAGTATGAATTTGCATCGGGAATCCGGCTGTCAGATTAGCGGCCAGGCGAAAAAAAACCCGCTAGCCTTGCGGCTCGCGGGTTAAATCCAATTCAAGGAGAGTTGGAGGAGACAGGAAGAATAATACTCACATATGAGTGAGCTGTCCGCTTCA is a window from the Noviherbaspirillum sp. UKPF54 genome containing:
- a CDS encoding LysE/ArgO family amino acid transporter; this translates as MMISPAASLPLSVFLQGLALSLGLIVAIGAQNAFVLRQGLRREHVGSVVLFCAMADALLISAGVMGMARALGESPGLARALALAGAVFLAAYGWQALQRARRSQQLLATEGRAGISRGAALAQAMAFTLLNPHVYLDTLLLVGSIGAQQPAALRGWFIAGASCASLFWFVLLGFGARWLAPWFARPRAWQVLDALIGMTMFMLSALLVRHVITGF
- a CDS encoding LysR family transcriptional regulator ArgP gives rise to the protein MLDYSALCALAAVIREGSFERAARALHVTPSAISQRIRLLEERIGCALVIRDQPCRATETGRRLCQHVDRVRLLEQELQGTLPTLAQQGETRVALPIAVNADSLATWAAPPIAAFAAENPVLMEVAVDDQDHTTEWLRSGAVLAAVTATARPAAGCNSRPLGSMRYLAAASPAFVRRHFPDGVRAGSLAQAPSLVFSTKDELQARWARRLCHRHVELPRHTLPSPQAFVTAAVAGMGWGLHPQALIAPHLEDGSLVELVPNTPLDVPLHWQHVRAASGLLDRLNRAVLAAAGAALLPP
- a CDS encoding carboxymuconolactone decarboxylase family protein — encoded protein: MEQRFDIGKLIPDGYKAMFGLHSYVQNAGLDLGLLELVRLRVSQINGCAFCIAMHVPLARKYGLSENQIHLAATWKEAPVFDARQRAALAWAEAVTALSGQEVPDAVYDQVKAHFSQQEIANLTLCIAEINSWNRLMVASRTPPLL
- a CDS encoding PLP-dependent aminotransferase family protein — protein: MKRAGDLELVLGPRPEDVTLQRWLCGELRAAILSGRIPAGQRLPSTRDFARQQGISRGTVVSVYDQLIAEGYLAGATGSGTTVSSSLPIATAAASAARNVPPTLVRLSRQGRLLADSPFLSRDGAVLPRPFSPNQPDLGAFPHTTWHRLSNHHSRSVRPDDMGHGDPAGYLPLRQAIAEHLRYSQRIFCRPEQVMILASAQQALDLCSRLLLDAGDTVLVEDPGYPGAARLFALTGAQVRGMPVDKNGLCTDALPAAPDVRLAYVTAAHQSPLGGTLPLERRLALLAWADACNAMIIEDDYDGEYRFEGAPLPAMKSLDRNGRVIYMGTFSKLLFPSLRIAYVVVPDALADAFASAISLTFRHTPVFQQAVLATFIAEGHFARHLRQMRLLYGERAACFQQECKARLDGLLTVLPITTGLDATALLPEHADDRAMATALVQWGIEARPISFYRMNQPAPAGLVMGFSAFSEESIRRGVAAMVPVLASPRR